The window ATCAAGCCGTGGGAAGACGCCGAACTCTTCGCCAAGCTGGACAAGGCCGCAGAAACCGGCTGTTCTGTCTTCGGCATGGACATTGACGCCGCCGGCCTCATCACCCTTGCCAAGATGGGACGCCCCGTTTCGCCCAAGTCTCCGGCAAAGCTCAAGGAAATCATCAACCATGTGCCCGGCAAGTTCATCCTCAAGGGCATCATGTGCGTAGATGACGCCAAGGCCGCAGTGGATACCGGTGCAGCCGCCATCGTGGTTTCCAACCACGGCGGTCGCGTGCTCGACCAGACTCCTGGCACCGCGCATGTGCTCTTCGACATCGCCGAAGCCGTGGGCAAGGACATCACCATTCTCGTGGACGGCGGCATCCGCTCCGGTGCCGACGTGCTGAAGATGATCGCACTGGGTGCGGACGCCGTGATGATCGGCCGTCCCTTCTCCATCGCGACCGTAGGTGGCCTTGAGCAAGGCGCGGGCAAGTACATCCAGCAGATTCAGAGCGAGCTTGTTTCCGCCATGGTGCTCACCGGCTGCAAGAGCCTTGCGGACATCACCCCCGAGATTCTGACAGACGTACTAGGCCAGTAGGCCAAGTGCGACG is drawn from Desulfovibrio mangrovi and contains these coding sequences:
- a CDS encoding alpha-hydroxy-acid oxidizing protein, encoding MKEVRANARELMKGYCRVCPVCNGKACAGEVPGMGGLGTGSSFVANVEALTDYKLRMRLIHSVSNPDPSTEILGMPLSIPVLAAPIGGVSFNMGGKVTEEDYITSKLKACVANGIVGCTGDGVPPFIHESGFNAIKAVDGKGIPFIKPWEDAELFAKLDKAAETGCSVFGMDIDAAGLITLAKMGRPVSPKSPAKLKEIINHVPGKFILKGIMCVDDAKAAVDTGAAAIVVSNHGGRVLDQTPGTAHVLFDIAEAVGKDITILVDGGIRSGADVLKMIALGADAVMIGRPFSIATVGGLEQGAGKYIQQIQSELVSAMVLTGCKSLADITPEILTDVLGQ